CATGCAGGATTCCGGGCCGGAAGAGAGATACAGTAGCCGCGATTTGTTGAGCCGGTCGGTTGGAAGCAGCCAAGAAGGAGGGTGCTCACGAGTCGATCTTTCAGTTCCACCCCGCTGACTGAATTGCCGGACGATCCTTTAACAACGGAAGCTGAATGAACGGAATTATCCGCGGTCGCCCAATGACGCAATCAGTCCCGAATCATACAGGTTCATCGGTGCGATTCCCTCTTTCCGGGTCCCGATAACCCGGACGAATCCGATGTACCTGCCGGCGTCCGCCTCGAGCGCTTCCGCAACCGACGGAAATTTATTCTTTTTCGATTTCTCCAGGAGAATCTCAAAATCCCGCCAGTGCTTCCATCCATCAGGCATGGTGTCGGCAAGGACAACGTCAACGCGATTTGCGCGATCCCATAGCGCCCGCCACCAGTCGGCGGTCTTGAATGTAATGCATTCATCTTCCCAGAAAGCGTGCCCGTTGGATTGTTTTTGAGTCAGGTGCGCAGGTATTTCGTTGTCAATGGACTGCGTGAGGCCGGCTTCAGCGACGGCGATTTTTCCGCCCGGCCGCACGAAGCAGCTCAGGTAGCTCAGGTAAAGCTCGTCGGTCCCGTAGTACTGATAGGAATCAACGCTTATGACCGCATCGAAGAACTCGACCGGGAACGGAAGCGCATGCGCTTCGATCCTGAGCGGGAAGACGCGGTCCGCGACCCCTGCCTCCTGCACTCGCCGCCAATTCTCATTTTGGTTTACCCACAGATCAACCGCCCATACCTGAACGCCGAATTCGCGCGCCAGAAAGATGCTGCTGAGCGCGCTGCCGCAGCCCAAATCAAGTACACGCATCTCCGGCTTCAAATCCAGAGAAGCCGTTAGCCACTCCGTCAGCCAGAGCACGTTCGGTCCCATCTGGTTGTCCAATACCCAATTCGGATCATACTTGTTTGAAAGAGGGAAGGCTGGATTAAATAAAGGATTCTGTTTTTCTTCCATGTCATTTCATTCGGGGATAGCCGTATTCAGTACGGTAGTTCGAAATATTGTACTATTTTCTTGAGGAAAAATGAAGAGGAAATCCTGCGGCTCTCTATGAATTGTTAAGCAGATGCAGAGAAGTGATGAATGGTGTCCGTGGGCATTTATGACGCCTACAACAAACTCGCAGCAGAAAAGTTGAACCCGAAATACTATGTGAGTTGCCACCGGCCGTGAGGGCTAATAGGCGGCAGGCGACTGCACAACTTTCTCCTTACCCAGAAGCTCTCTCACGGCCCGGTCAAGTTCCTGTTCGCCGCGAAGGTTCACGTAGCGGATCAAGCCTTTCTGATCGACCAGAAACGTGGCGGGGAGCGAATAAACGTTGTAGAGGCGGGAGATTTCATTTTCCCAGCCTTTCCCGTCAAAAATTTGCGGCCACTCTATCCCAACCATCCTCACCAGTGTTTCCAATTCCGTGCGATCGGTATTCAGGCTGATGCCAATGACGGTGAAGCCGTCGTTTTTATATCTGTCATAGACGCGTTTTATATGCGGCAACTCCATGAGACAAGGGCTGCACCAGGTAGCCCAGAAATCGAGGAGTACGACTTTCCCCCGATAATCTGACAACGATACTTTCTGGCCCGAGAGATCAACGGCCGTGAAGGTCAGAGCTTTTACGCCTTTGACCGGCAGCCTTCCTTGTTCCGGACCGGAAAACAGAACCAGCAACAAGATAATGCCTCCGACCGCTACGGCGAGCAGAAGGGGAGGCGGGATCTTTCTTAACAAGTCTAATGCATCTTTTTTCCGGTCCAAAAGTTTTCTCCTTTACTGCCGCATGGCGATTATTCTTCGGCGCCGGCTTCTTTCAAGATGCGGCAAACGTTGAGGTGCCCTCTTTCGTGCGCGTATCTGAGGGCCGTCCATTGCCGGTTGCTCTTGAGATTCAACTCGGCCTTTTCTCTTATGAGCAGCCTTACGGTGAGATAGTGTCCACTTGCCGCTGCAATCATGAGGGCCGTATACCCGTCACTTGTTGTGCCATTGATATCGGCGCCGTTCTGCAGGAGCAAACGAATAAATTCATCATGCCCTTTGGCGGCGGCTATCATCATGGGCGTCAAGTCGGTGTCGGTATCCCTTGCGTTCGGGTCGGCCCCATTCTCCAGGAGCGCTTTCCCGACTTCCACATTTCCCGATGTCGCCGCGACTAAAATGGCCTTTACTCCGACTCCTACGGCCGGAGCGTCGGCATCCGCCCCATTTTTCAACAAAAATTTAACCGCTCGAGCCGATCCCTTTAGAGATGCCATCATCACGGCCATGCCCAAATGTTTCTTCTTAAGGACAACTGTCTTCATACGAATCGTCCTCCTTTTCTTGCGGGGCGCTTGCAGTACTCTCGGAGGAAACTACGCGTTCGGCAATATCTTCCTTTCTTCTCCAAATAATTCGGCTAATAACCTCGCCCCTGATAATAAAAGACCCTTCTTCCGCAGACGTCCACTTCAATTATGGCGAAACCGTTGCAGAATTGACATCGAGTACGCTGGAGACAATGGACAGAAGGTTTCACGCGATGAAGGTTTTGCTTGGCTTGTGGCTATGATGAGGGGGATTTTTTCTGTACCGCTTCAAAACGGACCGCGACGGAATTGATGCAATATCGTTTCCGCGTAGGTTCGGGACCATCGTCAAACACATGCCCCAAGTGGGCATCACATCGGCTGCACTTTACTTGGACCCGCTTCTTAAGAGAAGTCAGCTCTCGTCGCGTTTGGATATTCTCCTCCGAAATCGGAGCCCAAAAGCTGGGCCATCCAGTGCCGGAGTCGTATTTCTGTTCCGAACTAAATAATTCGTTGCCGCAGCAAACGCAGTGGTAAATCCCTTCCTCGAAGCAATCGATATACATTCCGCGGAAAGGTTCTTCAGTTCCCTTCTTTCGTGTTACCCTGAATTCTTCAGGGCTCAACTGTTGTCTCCACTCGTCTTCCGTTTTTATTATCTTGCCGGTAAATACAGGCATTTTCTCGACTTTCTGCCACACCGGCCGGTTATTATCAGGCCTTCTATTGTTACGAACTCTACTATAATTTTAACATAATTCTCTAATTGATCTTTACTGGTTTGTCGAGAAAAGGCTCGAACGTTACTTTTCCCAAGGCCGGATCATCATCTGCGTCAACGATCATGCGGGAAATGGCGCCCCCATCTGAGCTACCCCAATAGCAGTTGCTTGTTGTAAACGGAGATGAATCGGCAGAGTTCCCGTTGTAGAACTGGCTGCCGGAGTTGCCATACACGTTGTTGTTTTCGAAAACAAGATATCCGAGAACGTATACACCGCCGTTATCCTTTGCGGACCGCCCTCGATTGGCGGTCACGGTGTTCCTGGTGAAGACTTCATTTTCTATGGATGTCCCCCAGAAATTGATGAATACGCCGCCGCCGAATTGCGACAGCGCGATGTTTGAGCCGATGTAGTTGCGCGTGATGCTGCTGTTGTGTTCCGTGAAAATGCCGCCACCTTCCCGGGCCTGATTCCGCGTCACCTCATTTTCATCGACGAGCCCGAAGGTGGAATAAATGCCGCCGCCTGCCGCTTTCGCGGTGTTTCCATCTATTCGATTGCCGATCGCCGAGGACCGGGACAGATAGACGCCGCCACCGTTGCCTGTGGCCGTATTGGCGGTGATGTCGTTGTCTTCCACATGGATCGTCGAAGTGTTCATGTATCCGTAGGCATAAATGCCGCCGCCGTCGCCGTCCGCAGTATTGTGGTGAATTTTATTCGAGAGGACATAGATGATATCGTTCGTATAGGCGTAAATGCCGCCGCCATTGGTGGGGGCCTCATTATGATGGATATCATTTCCCGCGATAACCGGGCCGCCTTGTCGAATCGTTATCCCGCTGCCGCCGTTTCCTGCTATCTCGCAATTTTTTATGAGCGGCGAGGAAGATTCGATCAACAAACCTTTGCCTCCGTCGATACTGCAGAATTCCAGAATGGTTCCGTCGATGTAGGTTCTCTGATCATCGAGAATCGCATCCGCACATTGTTCGGCAAAGATGATGCTTCCCCATCTCCCCGAAGATTCACGCGTAAACAGAATAGGAGCGTCCGCCGTTCCCCGAGCCTGAAGCTCTCCCCGCACTTTCAGATTTTTGCCAGGAGCAAAATGAACAGCCACTCCCGGTTCAATAACAAGTCTCCCTTCCGACATAATGATCGTGTTGCCGGCGACGAAATACGGGCTCTTCGCTTTTTGGAGATGCATCTCGCTGTCTATCGGGCCGGACAAGGTGAAGGCGGTTTCGGGCGCAGTTGTAAAGCCCGTGGGCCTGCTCCAATCCGACCAACTGCCGGTGGGCGAACGGGAGGCGATTCTCCATGCATACTCCCTGACTGCCTGAAGTTTATCACTTCCCATCGTCAGCTCATCCATTTCCGGTCCAGAGGTCATGGTATCGAGCACTGGATTAAAGGCGCTGTCGCCGGCGGCAAAGACCTGCCACCGGTAGGAGACTACAGCTTCGCCTGCTTCGGGAGGGGCGGCTTTCAGGATTATCTTATCCCGCAGCACCCCCTGATCGCCGTCAGCCGGATGAAGGTTTACGGGCGCGAGGAGCGATTCTTCCGACGGAGAAAAATACAGCCTCACCTCTTCGGAAAGCCCCGTCTCCGCCTCGCCCTCGTCTCGAGTCGAAAATCCGGAGACACACAAGAAATATTCCTTTTCCGGTTCCAGATCGGTGATGAGAAACGACTTTTCAGAACCTGTCTGTAAAACCGTATCATATGGATACCCGCTCTCCGAGCTGATATAGATCCTGTGGCCGGTGAAGTTTGCGCCGGGCGATTCTTCCCACGTCAATTCGATTCCGCCGTCTCGCGAGGCCGCGCGTACGTGGAAAGGCGGCAGCATGGGCGGCTGTGGGCGCTGTTCGAGCATGAACGGCTTGTAAATGGCCAATCCATTGGATTCGTTGTCGATCCAATCATAGGTCACCCGAAGGATCGAGTCTTCGGAAGAAGTGCCCCAATAATTTTCGGTAGCGACGACATCGGGCGCATCGGACACATTGGCTATATAAAGAGCGTAGCCTTCGTTGCCCAGGATATTATTGCCGCGGATAAGCGGATTGCCTGAAACATAAATGCCGCCGCAACCTTCATCTCCATCGGCGCTGTTTGCGGCGATACAGTTATCCTCAATGGGGCCGGAGCCGAAATAATGCAAACCCCCTCCTTCGATGCGGGCGGCCTTATTGCGAATAATGCTGTTCGATTTGATGCTGGCATTCTCGGAGAAAATGCCGGCGCCGCGCTCCGCTGAATTTCCCTGCACAAGGTTGTCGGCCACTTCGGATTCGACCGCATAAATTCCGCCGCCACGCAATATGGCTTTATTATTGATAACGGTGTTCCCGTTCAAAATCGCTTTGTAGGCGTAGATTCCGCCCCCGAAGCGTGAACTGCTGTTGCCGAAGATCACATTGTTCATGATGTGCGCAGTTCCGCCGTCCGCGGCGTAAGCATAAATCCCGCCGCCGCCGTCACGACCGCCGTCGGAGATGTTGTTGTAGATGATATTGTCGGCGATTCGGACATTCCTGTCGGAGTAACTAATGATGCCTCCTCCGTTGCCGGAAGCCGGGTCATGTTCGGTGGAATTCCCATAGATGCGGTTGCCCATGATAGTCGGTGCGCCGAATTCCACCCGAATCCCGCTGGAGACGTTATTACGGATTTCGCACTGGGTAATAAAGGGGGCGCCGAACCTGATGAAGAGGCCTCCCCCTTTTTCGACAATACAATTGCTCAGGATGCAGCCGGCTGAATAGGCGCCGGACTCGGAGAAGGCGGCATCAGTGCTGAAGTCGGTAAATGAGACGTTTCCCCAGGGCGTTTCGGTATGTGCGGTAAACAGAATAGGTTTCGCCGGCGTCCCTACAGCCCGGAGGCTTCCGTTTATCTCGAGAGATTTCTCGGGGTAAAATTCAACAATGACGCCGGGTTCGATTTCCAGCGTTGCGCCTTCAATCAACTTGATGTCGTTCGTTATTTGGTATGGGCTCTTCCTGGCAAACCAGATAGTGTCCTTCTCGATATTGCGGCTGACGCTGGTCGCCGCCCAAGCCGGCGCCGACAGAAGGACCACGAAAAGAATTGCGCAAAACCGGCACTTCCACAGTTTCTGCTTTCTCATTTTTTGCCCCCAACTGATTTCTTCCCCTACCTCTTTTCTCTAATAGTCCATCTGGGTCCAGTCGATCTCTTCTTTCTGCTCCTCCTCGGCCTCCGGCGGTTTCTCCGGTATTTTGTCCATAATCATCAGGTATTTGGAGACGAGGTCGATCCACATTTCGGCGTCAGAGACCCTCTGGGCGCCTTCCGGGGTGTAGTAAACGTATGGCATTTTCGTGCCCGCACCCGCATATTTGTCCGGGTTGCGAAGGAAGTTCTTGATCCACTCGAAGCGCAGCCTCGTCTTCGAGAGCATGAGGTTAATCGAGAGGTCCTCAAGCTTGACGTCCTCCGGCAGACCTCCTTCAAGAGAGATCGGGTGGCACTGCATACACTTGTCGGCCACCACCCGATACTCGCCCATATCCCGATCGAGTTGTGGCATTTCCTCTTTCTGCGGAATCAGCACGTACGGCACGCGAGCGTCCTCAGCAGAAGAAGACTTCACCGAAAAATAATCAATCATATCTTGCACTTGTTCATACGAAAAGGAAAAAGTCGGCATCCTCATCTTCAGCCACGGCCGCATGGGAACGGGTTTCGTCAGGTATTGAAAAGCCCATTGGGGCTGAACCTTCTCTCCTTCGCCGACGAGCCGGGGCGGCACGTACGTCTTGAGTCCGATGAACTGATCGATGCGCGGTTTGACGTTCTCCTCAAACATATGACAGCCGCGGCAATGGTTTTCGGTGACTTCCCATTCCCCCGCCTGTCCGCGCCGCTGGGCCTCTGCGGCCGCCAGCATATATTTCTGCGGAAGCTGAAAAACCGTGTTGGAGAAATAGAAAATGGTGAGTGATTCAATTTCGCCTTCTTCAAAGTTAAACTTCGGCATTTTCAACGGCATATCGACCGTCTCGTAAATCTTCGGTTCCTTTATCTTATTGAGAATCCAGTCCCATTTGGTCGTAGGAACCTGTGAATTTCCGAACGGGAGTTCGTCGAGCGTTTTCTTCGCGACCTCGGCCACCTCGACGCCGGGAAGCGGAGATCTGTCGAAGTCCTTCATCTTGTGACAGCCGTAGCAACCCTGAAGTTGAACCAGTTTGCCTCCGTTTTCCACTGACGCCCCGTCTGTTTTCAGCGGCTCCGAGCGCACAAGCTCGGCATTATCCTTCAGAGTCATAAGATATGCGGTGAGGTTGAGCCGGTCGCTATCGGTGATGTCGAGCTTGGGCATACGCGTGTCGGGGTTGTACGCCTTGGGATCCTTCAAATACTCGAACACCCAGTTCCCATTCAATTTGATTCCGGCGTCCGACAGATTCGGAATGCGTCTCGTCAGCGAATCCTCCTCCCGCTTTTCGGAATGGCAGGCTTTACATCCGAGGTCGGTAAACAGGGTCTCACCCTCTTTGGCGGACGCAGGTGACAGATCAACCTTCGGATATTCCTTATCGGATTTCAAAGAGAGCGCATAGGCCGCAATGTCGCGAATTTCGTCATCCGAAAGCGTAAAGGTCGGCATGAGAGTGCGCGGCCGCATTTTTTCGGGAGTTTTCAACCAACTCAGCATCCATCGTTCGTCCGCCAGCTTCTCCTTAAATCCGTCGAGAATTGGCGCGAATTTGGGAAGATCTTCGAATCCGCGCGCACTGTGGCAGTCGTAGCAACCATATTTTTGAAAGGCGAGTCTGCCGAGTTCAAACTGCTCGGCCCCTTCCAGTCCGTATGAAGTCTCATGGCAGCCGATGCAAGGCGCCTGAAGATATTGATGCGGGATGAGCGGATTGTACCAGGTCTCTTCATATCCATGGGCAGCGAATGCGGTTGTCCCCACGCCCTGCCCATGATGACAGACAGTACAGC
Above is a genomic segment from Candidatus Abyssobacteria bacterium SURF_5 containing:
- a CDS encoding methyltransferase domain-containing protein, encoding MEEKQNPLFNPAFPLSNKYDPNWVLDNQMGPNVLWLTEWLTASLDLKPEMRVLDLGCGSALSSIFLAREFGVQVWAVDLWVNQNENWRRVQEAGVADRVFPLRIEAHALPFPVEFFDAVISVDSYQYYGTDELYLSYLSCFVRPGGKIAVAEAGLTQSIDNEIPAHLTQKQSNGHAFWEDECITFKTADWWRALWDRANRVDVVLADTMPDGWKHWRDFEILLEKSKKNKFPSVAEALEADAGRYIGFVRVIGTRKEGIAPMNLYDSGLIASLGDRG
- a CDS encoding ankyrin repeat domain-containing protein; translated protein: MKTVVLKKKHLGMAVMMASLKGSARAVKFLLKNGADADAPAVGVGVKAILVAATSGNVEVGKALLENGADPNARDTDTDLTPMMIAAAKGHDEFIRLLLQNGADINGTTSDGYTALMIAAASGHYLTVRLLIREKAELNLKSNRQWTALRYAHERGHLNVCRILKEAGAEE
- a CDS encoding TlpA family protein disulfide reductase; its protein translation is MDRKKDALDLLRKIPPPLLLAVAVGGIILLLVLFSGPEQGRLPVKGVKALTFTAVDLSGQKVSLSDYRGKVVLLDFWATWCSPCLMELPHIKRVYDRYKNDGFTVIGISLNTDRTELETLVRMVGIEWPQIFDGKGWENEISRLYNVYSLPATFLVDQKGLIRYVNLRGEQELDRAVRELLGKEKVVQSPAAY
- the msrB gene encoding peptide-methionine (R)-S-oxide reductase — translated: MPVFTGKIIKTEDEWRQQLSPEEFRVTRKKGTEEPFRGMYIDCFEEGIYHCVCCGNELFSSEQKYDSGTGWPSFWAPISEENIQTRRELTSLKKRVQVKCSRCDAHLGHVFDDGPEPTRKRYCINSVAVRFEAVQKKSPSS